A segment of the Methanomassiliicoccales archaeon genome:
GGTCTGCACCGCCCCTTTGGCCACCCACACGACCGTTGAGTTCGGGCGGGGGGAGGACAGCGCCGAGTTCGACGGTCACAAGGCATCGCCCCAAGAGATGGCTCGAATAATGGCGGTGGTGGACCCGCTGCGCCAATTGGCGGGGGAGAAAGGGGGGATGCGCATGATCTCCCACAACAACTTCCGGTCCAACATCGGTCTGGGGGCGTCGGCCTCGGGGTTCGCCGCTCTAGCCTTGGCATGCGCCGAGGCTCTATCATTGGATTTGCCGTTGAAGGATATCTCCCGTTATGCCCGCCGTGGAGCCGGTTCGGCCGCCCGGGCGGTGACCGGCGGTTTCTCCATCTGGCATGCTGGAGTGGATGATGAAAGCAGTTACTCCGAAATGATCGCCTCATCCAAAGACATGGACATGGGCATACTGGCGGTGATCGTGCCGGCATACAAGGTCACTGACACCGCCCACCGGGAAGTGGTCACCTCGCCCTTCTTCCAGGCCCGTCTGGAAACGGTCAACGCTTCCCTGGAGCAAATGCTGTCGGCCATATCCTCCGGGGATGTGAACCGCGTTGGGGAGCTGGCAGAGAAGGATACGCTGGTCCTGCACAGCATTACCATGACCGGTTCCGATCAGATGCTGCTATGGAGACCGGAGACCCTGAGGATCATGGCCCGGGTCAAGGAGCTAAGGTACGAAGGGCTCAACTGTCATTTCTCCATAGATACCGGCGCTACCGTCTACGTCAATTGTCCGCTTAGGGAGATGAAGGAGGTCGAGGACGGTCTAAAGGACCTCGAGCTTCCCATAATGAAATGCCAGGTGGGCGACCAGGCCAAAACGGTATCGGAGCACCTGTTCTAGATCGCCATCAAAGGTCTACAGGTGGTAGCGATGCCAATCTTAGCTAGTAGAAGGTGTTAATTAATATGGGATCTCGATATCATGCCCAAACCGATAGGTGCTAAGGTGGAGGTGAATACATGGAGTTCGACCTGATGGATGAGGTGATGCCGTTCGAGGGCAAGATATTCATATCCGATCTACAAGGCCCGATCACTACCAACGACAACGCCTATCAGGTCACCTCCAGCATTGTGGAGAATGGCGATCGGTTGTATAGTGTCATCAGCCGTTTCGAGGAGGTGATGGCGAACGTTACGCGTAAGGATGGCATCAAGGCCGGGGATACTTTGCGGCTGATATTGCCTTTCCTTAAAGCGTACGGGGCCACCGACTCTTCCTTGCTGAAACTTTCCCACGAGGGACTGAACATCGTTCCAGGGGCGGACAAGACCATGCGCTACGTGCAGGAGTTCATGTCCAGCTTTATCGTCAGCACCAGTTACGAGCATTATGTGGGGGCGGCGTGCGAAAAGATAGGATTCCCCTTCGAGAACGCCTTCTGCACCCGCCTGAGCATGGACATGTTCGAGATGGACGAGTGGGAGGTGGAGACCCTGCGCACCTTGGCTCAGGAGATCGCCCGCATGCCTTTGGTGAACATACCGCCCAACGTTCGCCACGTTCGGGACCTCAAGCAGGAGGACCGTGTCATAGTCAAACGTCTGGAGGAGATCTTCTGGAACGAGATGACCGACCTTTCCTCATATCAGTTCATATCTCAGGTGAACCCGGTGGGCGGAGATGAGAAAGCGACCTCGGTCGTGGAGATATGCAAACGGTTGAGCGTTCCCTTGGAGGACTGCATGTACGTGGGCGATGGGATCACGGATGCGCGCGCCCTGCAGGTCGTGAGACGCAGCGGCGGCCTTGCCGTCGCCTTCAATGGTAACCAGAAAGCCCTGGGGGAGGCGGAGCTTTCGATCACCTCCGACAACACCATCGTCACCTCCATGCTGGCAGAGATATTCTACCGCTCCGGACGGGAAGGCGTACTCGAACTGGTCGAAGGATGGGGGCACGATGCCCTGCGACAATCAGGAATGGTTCACAATTATCTCTTAAGAGAATGCTTCCGGCTCTTCCCTGAAGCACCACCGCAGGTTCGGCGGTTGAACAAGGACAACTTGCCCGAACTGCTCGAGAGAAGTCTGGAGTTCCGCCGTAAGGTTCGGGGGGAGCTCTTATTCTGATCTTTTATTATCCCTCATCACTATCTTTATTGTAAGATCGACCTAAGGGCGAAGATCATTTCAATCGGACAGAGGGGGGACGATACGTTAAAATACGCTCTTTTATCTGCCTGACATCATGTCCTCGAGGTTATTGAGCTACATCAATCGACCGCGGCGT
Coding sequences within it:
- the mvaD gene encoding diphosphomevalonate decarboxylase, with protein sequence MKASAVAHPIQGLIKYHGLRDERLRIPFHDSISVCTAPLATHTTVEFGRGEDSAEFDGHKASPQEMARIMAVVDPLRQLAGEKGGMRMISHNNFRSNIGLGASASGFAALALACAEALSLDLPLKDISRYARRGAGSAARAVTGGFSIWHAGVDDESSYSEMIASSKDMDMGILAVIVPAYKVTDTAHREVVTSPFFQARLETVNASLEQMLSAISSGDVNRVGELAEKDTLVLHSITMTGSDQMLLWRPETLRIMARVKELRYEGLNCHFSIDTGATVYVNCPLREMKEVEDGLKDLELPIMKCQVGDQAKTVSEHLF
- a CDS encoding HAD hydrolase family protein, translating into MEFDLMDEVMPFEGKIFISDLQGPITTNDNAYQVTSSIVENGDRLYSVISRFEEVMANVTRKDGIKAGDTLRLILPFLKAYGATDSSLLKLSHEGLNIVPGADKTMRYVQEFMSSFIVSTSYEHYVGAACEKIGFPFENAFCTRLSMDMFEMDEWEVETLRTLAQEIARMPLVNIPPNVRHVRDLKQEDRVIVKRLEEIFWNEMTDLSSYQFISQVNPVGGDEKATSVVEICKRLSVPLEDCMYVGDGITDARALQVVRRSGGLAVAFNGNQKALGEAELSITSDNTIVTSMLAEIFYRSGREGVLELVEGWGHDALRQSGMVHNYLLRECFRLFPEAPPQVRRLNKDNLPELLERSLEFRRKVRGELLF